One genomic segment of Mastomys coucha isolate ucsf_1 unplaced genomic scaffold, UCSF_Mcou_1 pScaffold22, whole genome shotgun sequence includes these proteins:
- the Tmem150c gene encoding transmembrane protein 150C isoform X2 gives MNFSCGGKALGVWTEGSRGTGMDGKKCSVWLFLPLVFTLFTSAGLWIVYFIAVEDDKILPLNSAARKSGAKHAPYISFAGDDPPASCVFSQVMNMAAFLALVVAVLRFIQLKPKVLNPWLNISGLVALCLASFGMTLLGNFQLTNDEEIHNVGTSLTFGFGTLTCWIQAALTLKVNIKNEGRRAGIPRVILSAVITLCVVLYFILMAQDIHMYAARVQWGLVMCFLAYFGTLAVEFRHYRYEIVCSEYQENFLSFSESLSEASEYQTDQV, from the exons CGGTACAGGCATGGATGGGAAGAAATGCAGCGTGTGGCTCTTTCTACCTCTTGTGTTTACTTTGTTTACTTCAGCTGGCTTGTGGATAGT GTACTTTATAGCCGTAGAAGATGACAAAATTTTGCCATTAAATTCAGCTGCAAG GAAATCGGGTGCGAAACATGCGCCGTACATCAG TTTTGCAGGTGACGACCCTCCTGCGAGCTGTGTGTTCAGTCAAGTGATGAACATGGCCGCCTTCCTAG CCCTTGTGGTAGCTGTTCTGCGCTTCATCCAGCTGAAACCAAAGGTTTTAAACCCATGGCTGAATATCAGCGGCCTGGTGGCTCTCTGTCTGGCGTCCTTTGGAATGACCTTACTTGGTAATTTCCAG cTCACGAATGATGAGGAAATCCACAACGTGGGGACATCCCTGACCTTTGGGTTTGGCACACTGACCTGCTGGATCCAGGCCGCATTGACACTCAAAGTCAATATCAAGAATGAGGGGCGAAGAGCTGGAATCCCACGTGTCATCTTGTCAGCTGTCATcactctctgtgtagtcctgt ATTTCATCCTCATGGCCCAAGATATCCACATGTACGCAGCCAGGGTCCAGTGGGGCCTGGTCATGTGCTTCCTGGCGTACTTTGGCACCCTGGCTGTAGAATTCCGGCACTACCGCTATGAGATTGTGTGTTCCGAGTACCAAGAGAACTTCCTCAGCTTCTCAGAGAGCCTGTCAGAAGCTTCTGAATATCAGACCGATCAGGTGTAA
- the Tmem150c gene encoding transmembrane protein 150C isoform X3: MDGKKCSVWLFLPLVFTLFTSAGLWIVYFIAVEDDKILPLNSAARKSGAKHAPYISFAGDDPPASCVFSQVMNMAAFLALVVAVLRFIQLKPKVLNPWLNISGLVALCLASFGMTLLGNFQLTNDEEIHNVGTSLTFGFGTLTCWIQAALTLKVNIKNEGRRAGIPRVILSAVITLCVVLYFILMAQDIHMYAARVQWGLVMCFLAYFGTLAVEFRHYRYEIVCSEYQENFLSFSESLSEASEYQTDQV; the protein is encoded by the exons ATGGATGGGAAGAAATGCAGCGTGTGGCTCTTTCTACCTCTTGTGTTTACTTTGTTTACTTCAGCTGGCTTGTGGATAGT GTACTTTATAGCCGTAGAAGATGACAAAATTTTGCCATTAAATTCAGCTGCAAG GAAATCGGGTGCGAAACATGCGCCGTACATCAG TTTTGCAGGTGACGACCCTCCTGCGAGCTGTGTGTTCAGTCAAGTGATGAACATGGCCGCCTTCCTAG CCCTTGTGGTAGCTGTTCTGCGCTTCATCCAGCTGAAACCAAAGGTTTTAAACCCATGGCTGAATATCAGCGGCCTGGTGGCTCTCTGTCTGGCGTCCTTTGGAATGACCTTACTTGGTAATTTCCAG cTCACGAATGATGAGGAAATCCACAACGTGGGGACATCCCTGACCTTTGGGTTTGGCACACTGACCTGCTGGATCCAGGCCGCATTGACACTCAAAGTCAATATCAAGAATGAGGGGCGAAGAGCTGGAATCCCACGTGTCATCTTGTCAGCTGTCATcactctctgtgtagtcctgt ATTTCATCCTCATGGCCCAAGATATCCACATGTACGCAGCCAGGGTCCAGTGGGGCCTGGTCATGTGCTTCCTGGCGTACTTTGGCACCCTGGCTGTAGAATTCCGGCACTACCGCTATGAGATTGTGTGTTCCGAGTACCAAGAGAACTTCCTCAGCTTCTCAGAGAGCCTGTCAGAAGCTTCTGAATATCAGACCGATCAGGTGTAA